A region of the Fibrobacter sp. genome:
AGTTAACCTCGTTTGTCCGCCCACCTGGGGCTGAACTCTTAAATTCATTATAAAGATATAAAGTTTTTGGGGGAGGAGAACAGGCTAAAGTCCGTTTGGAAAGGAATGAGCCGCTTTTTAACACGGAGGGCGGCTTGGTGTCGAAAAAAGTTTACATCGGCAAGGATGTGCTCATCTCGGGCAAGATGGACTTCATCTCTTTCAAGGTTTCTATATTCAAGGCATGCTCTACAATAACATTCTCGAAACCATCGGGCGCACACCGCTCGTGCGCATCAACAAGATTAACGATAGCGAAGCAGAAGTCTTCGTGAAGATTGAAAGTTTCAACCCGCTCGGCAGCGCGAAGGACCGCGTGGCTCTCCAGATGATAGAGGACGCCGAGCGTGAAGGCAAGCTCAAGCCGGGTTCGCTCATCATCGAGCCGACCAGCGGAAACACGGGCGTGGGCCTTGCTTACGTGGGCGCGGTGAAGGGCTACAAGGTGGTGCTCACCATGCCCGATTCCATGAGCGTGGAACGTCGCATGCTGCTCAAGTCGCTCGGTGCCGAAGTGGTGCTTACCGAAGGTGCGAAGGGAATGGCGGGCTGCATCGAGAAGGCAAACGAGATTGCCGCGCAGAACCCCGGTTCGTTTATTCCGCAGCAGTTCGAGAATCCCTCGAACCCGAAGGCGCACTACCTCACGACCGGCCCCGAAATTTGGGCCGATACCGAAGGCAAGGTCGACATCTTTATCGCGACCGCGGGTACCGGCGGAACGGTAAGCGGAACCGCGAAGTTCCTCAAGGAAA
Encoded here:
- the cysK gene encoding cysteine synthase A — translated: MLYNNILETIGRTPLVRINKINDSEAEVFVKIESFNPLGSAKDRVALQMIEDAEREGKLKPGSLIIEPTSGNTGVGLAYVGAVKGYKVVLTMPDSMSVERRMLLKSLGAEVVLTEGAKGMAGCIEKANEIAAQNPGSFIPQQFENPSNPKAHYLTTGPEIWADTEGKVDIFIATAGTGGTVSGTAKFLKEKNPDIYVIAIEPEDSPMISKGVAGPHKIQGIGANFVPKIYDPKVVDEVYLTSTEKAGKAARDAAAQEGIFVGISSGAALECALTVAKRPENKGKRIVALLP